In the genome of Fimbriimonadaceae bacterium, one region contains:
- a CDS encoding sodium:proton antiporter encodes MFTIERIELLLLIAALVAMVARRLRLPYTVGLVVAGTSLAALGIQTGVELTKELIFNLFLPPLVFEAALFIEWKRLRLDLVPALVLATGGVTLATGLTAAGMHYLAGWIWPTALLFGALISATDPVSVIAVFKESKVEGRLRLLVEAESLLNDGVAAVIFGVLVAWVSGHQLTAATVGVDLLREVGGGVAFGLATGGAVLFLAGRTTDHLVEITFTTLAAFGSFWLAQHFHCSGVLATLVCGLMLGNIGTLGAFTDKGREAVHAFWEYAAFVVNSLIFLLIGVSEQALFNHFGTLAVPLIIAIVVVTLSRGVVVYPLAALFNKSRRPIETKHVHILFWGGLRGALALALALGLPADLPNRTEIITVAFGVVAFSVIVQGVSMPWLLNKLGLIQKPGTREPELEGNNGV; translated from the coding sequence GTGTTTACCATTGAACGGATTGAGTTGTTGTTGCTCATTGCGGCGCTTGTCGCGATGGTAGCGCGAAGACTGCGGCTGCCATATACGGTCGGTTTGGTTGTTGCAGGTACAAGCCTTGCTGCTCTTGGCATTCAAACGGGTGTTGAACTCACTAAAGAGCTGATCTTCAATCTTTTCCTGCCGCCGCTCGTTTTCGAGGCGGCCTTGTTTATTGAGTGGAAGCGGTTACGTCTTGACCTTGTTCCTGCGCTCGTCCTTGCTACCGGTGGTGTAACGTTGGCAACAGGCTTGACAGCCGCAGGGATGCACTATCTCGCTGGGTGGATTTGGCCCACGGCGCTACTGTTTGGCGCGTTGATCTCTGCCACTGACCCGGTTTCTGTCATTGCTGTCTTCAAGGAGTCAAAGGTCGAGGGTCGTTTGCGCCTTCTTGTGGAGGCCGAGAGCTTGCTAAACGACGGCGTTGCTGCTGTTATCTTTGGGGTCCTTGTCGCTTGGGTCTCTGGGCATCAACTCACTGCGGCAACGGTCGGTGTGGACCTCCTTCGAGAAGTCGGCGGTGGTGTGGCATTCGGTCTTGCAACAGGAGGCGCAGTTCTCTTTCTTGCGGGAAGAACAACCGACCATCTCGTCGAGATAACTTTCACAACCCTCGCTGCCTTCGGGTCGTTCTGGCTTGCTCAGCACTTCCATTGCTCAGGTGTATTGGCGACGTTGGTTTGTGGTTTGATGCTGGGCAATATTGGAACGTTAGGTGCATTTACAGACAAAGGCAGAGAGGCTGTTCATGCGTTTTGGGAGTACGCTGCTTTCGTCGTCAACTCGCTTATTTTCTTGCTTATCGGAGTGAGTGAGCAGGCCTTGTTCAATCACTTTGGAACACTGGCTGTCCCTCTTATCATAGCTATTGTGGTTGTGACGCTCTCACGGGGAGTGGTTGTCTATCCTTTGGCGGCTCTCTTCAACAAGTCTCGGCGGCCCATCGAAACCAAGCATGTTCACATACTGTTTTGGGGTGGGTTGCGTGGAGCGCTGGCCTTGGCGCTGGCGCTGGGTTTACCCGCCGACCTTCCCAATCGCACCGAGATTATTACGGTCGCGTTCGGAGTTGTGGCGTTTTCGGTGATCGTTCAGGGCGTGTCCATGCCATGGCTTCTCAACAAGCTTGGCTTGATTCAGAAGCCAGGAACAAGGGAACCAGAGCTGGAAGGGAACAACGGGGTTTGA
- a CDS encoding CHAT domain-containing protein — protein sequence MPEYLIKLEPNGEAVRQTFVPAFGRKVSVRDIDGSLLKDVAARWTSLRTPGAHQSIDETTVANIARDLTDSILGAKEAYLLQEGIQRSMGSEDRLSIVFELGDSSLMALPLELLSLQKGKSAGYLALDPSLSMERRLVAGKKKIVLPEDPVRILIVTSNPAHAGANDLPGIQQETRSVLAALQRFRAQGVEVRLCEDPTPTTFAQEVASFRPAVMHLSGHFVPTAEGFGYVVRDEGGKGIAALSAEDIRSAALKSETALCVLNGCRNSGIGSGIAEGIASTGEISVIGHQFEILDDDGVFFAENFYPALANGFRVREALTLVRRRMSTRSLAWLAPIYYAHTPNLRLTPDQLNRKRTKAPKFVGRRAISEEIARAILYDDSTVVNVYGASGIGKSALVSWLGAVFGEYQGLQVTALDGAEMGFDDLVSGAERFLDAAELAEDSEEGAARPVDRILIVDHWPTGKDAGELIARFEKDGPNRGAKAILVTSQAIAGSGVRSFELGPMRLAGQSEEIQEATQLFIDHWNGDTLSESRTLEAINEICRQLRGHPGLIESAASLANFVPIEELAGQIQSSPSVLAGRFGENAAVPEATLQALPSNLKEILLAASFFASDFSAAELSQVSGVAPASVGTALYELIESGLLVAASDNSEPTYALLAPVRAGLMAMDNPSGESHQRSFTDLILQTARAMQSLNQTDKWQEAARLLQRKKGDFVTVMRFLVETKNDSGVLEAFSLLGRSLFEAGEWHHFEGIALPALEVARRTGSAEDEMKALGLLGALRAVQQNYSECYTMWRRRAELAHDLGDLRTEADTLLDIGWQLRESADPRAVEHIRQGLRAAVQARARIYIATGYAQLAVVHAEEGENDEAAKYIRKADRLSKKIVGDDAILFVLVKTGDAATVIGDVRTAVGIYLRTLPLVWESARQQHNVEVAYKLAVLLDRYESYALALVAAELAIRAGRGKGWTYEREIDRLNASLQKKAAASGGVGEDLSGRATYELRRGLVRGLQDFLKKQPVV from the coding sequence ATGCCGGAGTACTTGATAAAGCTTGAGCCGAATGGTGAAGCCGTTAGGCAAACCTTTGTGCCGGCATTCGGGCGCAAGGTTTCTGTTCGAGATATCGACGGTAGCTTGCTGAAAGATGTCGCGGCTCGTTGGACGTCTCTTCGCACCCCAGGTGCTCATCAGTCGATTGATGAAACAACCGTTGCCAACATAGCCCGCGATCTCACAGATTCAATCCTTGGGGCAAAGGAAGCTTATCTTCTGCAAGAGGGCATTCAGCGGTCGATGGGTTCGGAAGATCGCCTGAGTATTGTTTTCGAGCTTGGCGATAGCAGTCTTATGGCATTGCCGCTGGAGTTGCTCTCACTTCAGAAGGGGAAGAGCGCTGGATACTTGGCGCTTGATCCCAGTCTTTCCATGGAGCGGAGGCTCGTCGCAGGGAAGAAAAAGATTGTTCTGCCGGAAGATCCAGTTCGTATTTTGATCGTCACATCCAATCCAGCCCATGCTGGTGCGAACGACCTTCCCGGCATTCAGCAAGAGACGCGCTCGGTGCTGGCTGCATTGCAGAGATTCCGAGCCCAGGGCGTCGAGGTTCGACTCTGCGAAGACCCCACACCCACAACCTTTGCGCAGGAGGTTGCCTCCTTCCGACCGGCAGTCATGCATCTTTCGGGTCATTTCGTCCCTACTGCCGAGGGGTTTGGCTATGTTGTGCGCGACGAAGGTGGGAAAGGTATCGCAGCTCTATCTGCTGAGGATATACGCAGTGCAGCTCTAAAATCTGAAACTGCGCTGTGTGTGCTCAATGGCTGCCGGAACAGTGGAATTGGGTCGGGAATAGCGGAAGGGATCGCGTCTACTGGCGAAATCTCCGTGATCGGACACCAGTTCGAGATTCTTGATGACGACGGAGTGTTCTTCGCCGAGAACTTCTATCCGGCGTTGGCCAACGGGTTTCGAGTGCGAGAAGCCTTGACCCTCGTTCGTCGCAGAATGTCAACACGCTCGCTGGCCTGGTTGGCTCCGATTTACTACGCGCACACCCCGAACCTCCGGCTTACGCCGGATCAACTGAACCGTAAGCGAACGAAAGCTCCAAAATTTGTCGGACGCAGAGCGATTTCGGAAGAGATTGCGCGAGCGATCCTGTACGACGACTCGACAGTGGTGAATGTTTATGGGGCATCGGGTATCGGCAAGTCGGCGCTCGTTTCATGGTTGGGCGCGGTGTTTGGCGAATATCAGGGATTGCAGGTCACTGCACTTGATGGCGCGGAGATGGGATTTGACGATCTCGTTTCCGGGGCAGAGCGCTTTCTTGATGCTGCAGAACTTGCTGAGGACTCGGAAGAGGGCGCTGCCCGTCCGGTTGACCGCATTCTGATTGTCGATCATTGGCCGACGGGGAAGGATGCAGGCGAGCTAATCGCACGATTCGAGAAGGATGGACCCAATCGTGGAGCGAAGGCGATCCTTGTGACTTCCCAGGCCATCGCCGGATCAGGGGTTCGGTCGTTTGAACTTGGGCCGATGCGTCTTGCGGGTCAGAGCGAGGAGATACAAGAGGCGACGCAGCTCTTCATCGATCATTGGAATGGGGACACGCTTTCCGAGTCGAGGACTCTTGAAGCGATTAACGAGATATGCCGTCAACTGCGGGGGCACCCCGGCCTGATTGAATCGGCTGCATCTCTTGCAAATTTTGTCCCGATAGAGGAGCTTGCCGGACAGATTCAATCTTCTCCCAGTGTCTTGGCTGGGCGGTTTGGTGAAAACGCGGCTGTGCCCGAAGCAACTTTGCAGGCGCTCCCTTCAAACCTGAAAGAGATCCTGTTGGCGGCGTCATTTTTTGCTAGCGATTTTTCGGCGGCGGAGTTAAGCCAGGTCAGCGGCGTTGCTCCAGCCAGCGTCGGCACGGCATTGTATGAGCTCATCGAGTCGGGTCTCCTTGTTGCGGCCAGCGACAATTCTGAGCCGACGTATGCGTTGCTTGCTCCAGTTCGTGCCGGACTGATGGCGATGGACAATCCTTCCGGGGAGAGTCATCAAAGGAGCTTCACGGACCTGATTCTTCAAACCGCTCGGGCGATGCAGAGCCTAAACCAGACCGATAAGTGGCAAGAAGCCGCTCGCCTCCTCCAACGCAAGAAGGGCGACTTCGTGACGGTGATGCGTTTTCTTGTTGAGACTAAGAACGACTCCGGAGTGCTTGAGGCGTTTAGCCTTCTTGGACGATCCTTGTTTGAGGCAGGGGAGTGGCATCACTTTGAGGGGATAGCGTTGCCTGCCCTTGAGGTGGCACGCCGCACGGGCTCCGCCGAAGACGAGATGAAAGCCTTGGGTCTTCTTGGGGCGCTGCGCGCCGTGCAACAGAACTATTCGGAGTGCTACACAATGTGGCGCCGACGTGCTGAACTCGCCCATGACCTTGGTGATCTGAGAACCGAAGCCGACACGCTGCTGGATATTGGATGGCAACTTCGTGAATCTGCCGACCCGCGTGCAGTTGAGCACATCCGTCAGGGTCTAAGAGCTGCGGTTCAGGCAAGAGCGCGAATCTATATCGCTACGGGGTATGCCCAGCTTGCCGTTGTTCACGCAGAAGAGGGGGAGAACGACGAGGCAGCAAAGTACATCCGCAAGGCAGACCGACTGTCGAAGAAGATCGTTGGCGACGATGCGATCCTTTTTGTTCTGGTGAAGACGGGGGACGCCGCGACTGTCATTGGCGATGTCCGCACTGCGGTGGGCATTTATCTGCGAACGCTGCCCTTGGTTTGGGAGAGCGCTCGACAGCAGCATAACGTGGAGGTTGCCTATAAGCTTGCGGTGCTGTTGGACCGATACGAGAGCTACGCTTTGGCTTTGGTTGCCGCTGAACTGGCGATTCGAGCCGGGCGCGGGAAGGGTTGGACCTATGAGCGGGAAATAGACCGGCTTAACGCCTCCCTTCAGAAAAAAGCGGCGGCCTCTGGGGGTGTGGGTGAGGACCTTTCCGGGCGGGCGACGTACGAGCTTCGCAGGGGGCTTGTACGTGGATTACAAGATTTTTTGAAAAAACAGCCGGTGGTTTGA